Proteins encoded together in one Lathyrus oleraceus cultivar Zhongwan6 chromosome 5, CAAS_Psat_ZW6_1.0, whole genome shotgun sequence window:
- the LOC127080818 gene encoding uncharacterized protein LOC127080818, translated as MDSDNSNNYDQEFWELVEKEFMDDSDEEEQLQNERRSGSSSRPKRRTTVDRGREERHNRLFNDYFSENPVYTDVQFRRRFRMHRHVFLRIVDALGNHDEYFQMRVDATGKMGLSPLQKCTSAIRMLAYGSPADLVDEYVRIGESTSIECLERFVKGVNVVFGAEYLRKPNNTDVEHLLQMGESRGFPGMLGSIDCMHWVWKNCPVAWKGQFCRGDHSKPTIMLEAVASQDLWIWHAFFGIAGSNNDINVLNQSNVFNDILEGRAPNVQYTINGTPYNMGYYLADGIYPEWATFVKTISMPQGEKKKLFAQHQESARKDVERAFGVLQSRFAIIRGPARAWHMDTLKHTIYACIILHNMIVEDERHTYGGNFDYSYDNVDINNSTTETFSGPHPNLATRLQRRASIQEKQVHRKLQGDLVEYICERFGHEDDEI; from the coding sequence ATGGattcagacaattcaaataaTTACGATCAAGAATTTTGGGAGTTGGTTGAAAAAGAATTTATGGACGacagtgatgaagaagaacaaCTTCAGAATGAACGTCGATCTGGAAGTTCCTCTAGGCCAAAGAGAAGAACAACGGTAGATCGAGGTCGTGAAGAAAGGCATAATCGATTATTCAATGACTACTTCTCGGAAAACCCAGTATACACAGATGTTCAATTCCGAAGAAGGTTCAGAATGCATAGGCATGTATTTCTTCGAATTGTAGATGCCCTTGGAAATCATGATGAATATTTCCAAATGAGGGTCGATGCAACTGGTAAAATGGGTCTTTCACCATTGCAGAAATGTACATCTGCTATTCGTATGCTGGCGTATGGGTCTCCTGCTGACCTTGTAGACGAATATGTTCGAATCGGTGAAAGCACTTCAATTGAGTGCTTAGAAAGATTTGTTAAGGGTGTCAATGTTGTATTTGGCGCTGAGTATTTGAGAAAGCCTAACAACACTGATGTTGAACATCTTTTACAAATGGGAGAGTCACGTGGCTTTCCAGGTATGTTGGGTTCCATCGATTGTATGCATTGGGTATGGAAAAATTGTCCTGTTGCATGGAAAGGACAATTTTGTCGAGGTGATCATAGTAAGCCCACAATCATGCTTGAAGCAGTGGCATCACAAGACTTATGGATTTGGCATGCTTTTTTTGGTATTGCAGGTTCAAACAATGACATTAATGTGCTAAACCAATCCAACGTGTTTAACGATATTTTGGAAGGACGTGCTCCCAATGTGCAATATACAATCAATGGGACACCATATAATATGGGGTATTATTTAGCAGATGGTATATATCCCGAGTGGGCTACATTTGTCAAGACTATTTCAATGCCACAGGgagaaaagaaaaaattatttGCTCAACATCAAGAATCGGCTAGAAAAGATGTGGAGCGagcatttggagtgcttcaatCTCGATTTGCAATTATACGTGGCCCAGCGCGTGCCTGGCACATGGACACTCTCAAGCATACCATATATGCCTGCATCATATTGCACAACATGATTGTGGAAGATGAACGACATACATATGGAGGTAATTTTGATTACTCTTATGATAATGTGGATATCAATAACTCAACAACTGAAACATTTAGCGGTCCTCATCCGAATCTTGCAACAAGACTACAAAGAAGAGCAAGTATTCAAGAAAAACAAGTTCATCGTAAACTTCAAGGAGATCTAGTCGAATATATTTGTGAACGTTTTGGacatgaagatgatgaaatttaA
- the LOC127080819 gene encoding glutathione S-transferase T3-like, which yields MDPNHFHYQQAFFNYMQNYQNPNPQNSQIPSVPTNPAIFLPSPNKPNMYPIPQMNSNSMEFSTQVPPFSTQVPPFSTQVGTEKEERVVVKKRSREQFTREEDILLIQSWLNVSKDPIVGVDQKAESFWLRIAASYNQYRGQLREKLGGQLKCQWHRINDMVQKFVGCYKIALKGKKSGTSETDVMADAHAIFAQDQGTTFNLEYAWRLLKDEAKWRIVEESIGSSAKITKTYASGASSENSDTTSSYEFNSSSPMERPMGQKAAKRKGKASEIPNATQDAKNKRAITMDRLAQAKEDELELRVVQMMMKDTSTMNDSQRDIHEKYCNKMKKNMECS from the coding sequence ATGGATCCTAATCATTTTCATTATCAACAAGCTTTTTTCAATTACATGCAAAATTATCAAAATCCTAATCCTCAAAATTCTCAAATTCCATCGGTGCCAACAAACCCCGCCATATTTCTTCCGTCACCAAACAAACCAAATATGTATCCTATACCTCAAATGAATTCTAATAGTATGGAATTCTCTACTCAAGTTCCACCATTTTCTACTCAAGTCCCACCATTTTCTACTCAAGTTGGTACTGAAAAAGAAGAAAGGGTTGTCGTTAAAAAAAGATCTCGAGAGCAATTTACAAGGGAAGAGGATATACTACTTATCCAATCATGGCTCAATGTTTCAAAGGATCCAATTGTGGGAGTTGATCAAAAGGCTGAGAGTTTTTGGTTAAGAATTGCTGCTAGTTATAACCAATATCGTGGGCAATTGCGGGAAAAGTTAGGGGGACAGTTAAAATGTCAATGGCATAGAATAAATGACATGGTTCAAAAATTTGTTGGGTGTTACAAAATTGCTCTTAAAGGAAAGAAAAGTGGGACATCCGAGACCGATGTCATGGCAGATGCACATGCTATTTTTGCTCAGGATCAAGGTACAACATTCAATCTTGAGTATGCATGGCGATTGTTAAAAGATGAAGCTAAATGGCGCATCGTCGAAGAATCGATTGGAAGTTCTGCAAAAATAACAAAGACTTATGCTAGTGGGGCATCATCGGAGAACTCAGATACAACTTCAAGTTATGAGTTTAACTCATCATCACCAATGGAGCGTCCAATGGGACAAAAAGCAGCAAAAAGGAAGGGTAAGGCATCCGAAATTCCAAATGCAACGCAAGATGCAAAGAATAAAAGAGCAATAACAATGGATAGACTTGCGCAAGCTAAGGAGGACGAGCTAGAATTAAGGGTAGTGCAAATGATGATGAAAGACACTTCTACTATGAACGATAGTCAACGAGATATTCATGAAAAATATTGTAATAAGATGAAAAAAAATATGGAATGTAGTTAG
- the LOC127084897 gene encoding probable tetraacyldisaccharide 4'-kinase, mitochondrial: MEKLRKVVNEIAYKKNLSKLSPLRFSLLPFLSVSSSFYKLALSIRRRFFLSQVHRLPLPVISVGNLTWGGNGKTPMVEFIAAFFARSGISPLVLSRGYGGGDEVNMLQRHLLGTSTKFGVGAKRAVVASHLIQKYGYIDIRKTSLYEKQNLNWKAHNSLDSEKIGIVVLDDAMQHWSLWRDLDIVMVNGLTLWGNGRLLPLGPLREPLTALRRANVVVIHHSDLVSDRVLEDIESMVQGIKKSVPIFFTKMDPTYLFEVGNINAKILLTALHEATILCVSAIGSPEPFVKRVQEMGALYVDRIDFSDHHKFHARDIGTIRARLGELERKFGFKPIVVITEKDYDRDPEILKQLYPFKTYVLCSTLKILPYRGNNEDSFKKFLKDKLKLELPAAD, encoded by the exons ATGGAGAAATTACGAAAAGTGGTAAACGAGATAGCATATAAGAAGAATCTCAGTAAACTATCTCCTCTTCGTTTCTCTCTTCTCCCTTTCCTTTCCGTTTCATCGTCTTTCTACAAACTCGCTCTCTCAATTCGCCGCCGTTTCTTTCTTTCTCAAGTTCATCGTTTGCCACTTCCTGTTATCAGCGTCGGAAATTTAACATGGGGAGGTAATGGCAAGACGCCAATGGTTGAGTTCATTGCTGCCTTCTTTGCTCGTTCCGGAATTTCACCTCTTGTTCTTTCTAGG GGTTATGGTGGTGGTGATGAAGTTAACATGCTTCAGAGGCATTTACTTGGAACATCAACTAAGTTTGGTGTTGGCGCGAAACGAGCTGTTGTTGCTAGTCATTTGATCCAAAAATATGGCTACATTGATATTCGCAAGACTTCATTGTATGAGAAACAAAACCTTAACTGGAAGGCCCATAATTCTCTTGATTCAGAAAAGATTGGGATTGTAGTTCTTGATGATGCAATGCAG CATTGGAGCTTATGGCGAGATTTGGATATTGTGATGGTCAATGGATTAACTCTTTGGGGTAACGGCCGACTACTGCCACTTGGACCTTTAAGAGAGCCTTTGACTGCACTCAGACGAGCCAATGTAGTTGTAATCCATCATTCAGACTTG GTTTCTGACCGTGTTCTCGAAGATATTGAGTCTATGGTCCAAGGAATTAAAAAGTCTGTTCCTATTTTCTTCACAAAAATGGATCCAACTTACCTATTTGAGGTGGGAAACATCAATGCTAAAATATTGTTGACAGCTCTTCATGAAGCTACTATTTTATGCGTTTCCGCTATTGGTTCTCCGGAACCTTTTGTGAAGCGGGTTCAAGAG ATGGGAGCACTGTATGTTGATCGAATAGATTTCAGCGATCATCACAAATTCCATGCCAGG GATATTGGTACGATCAGAGCCAGACTTGGAGAACTAGAGAGGAAGTTTGGTTTCAAACCAATTGTTGTAATAACTGAGAAG GATTATGATAGGGACCCTGAAATTCTTAAGCAACTTTATCCATTTAAAACTTATGTTCTGTGttctacattgaagattttgcCCTATAGAGGAAACAATGAAGATAGCTTTAAGAAATTTCTTAAGGACAAGTTGAAATTAGAATTGCCTGCAGCGGATTAA